In a genomic window of Dyadobacter fermentans DSM 18053:
- the recA gene encoding recombinase RecA — MAQATTDKDNKLKALQTTLEKLDKTYGKGTVMRLSDTKVLDIPVISTGSLGLDLALGVGGVPRGRIVEIYGPESSGKTTLSMHCIAEAQKKGGLAAFIDAEHAFDRTYAEKLGIDTSNLLISQPDSGEQALEIAEHLISSGAVDIIVIDSVAALVPRAELEGEMGESKMGLQARLMSQALRKLTGVINKTGCCCIFINQLREKIGVMFGNPETTTGGNALKYYASVRLDIRRVGQIKESADAILGNRTRVKVVKNKVAPPFKVVEFDIMYGEGVSKVGEIIDLAVELEIVKKSGSWFSYEGNRLGQGRDAVKALIKDNPELMEELEGKIRGLVNNDPDSLIDTSEPNVADDGSPE, encoded by the coding sequence ATGGCACAAGCAACAACAGATAAAGACAACAAACTAAAAGCGTTACAGACCACGCTCGAAAAGCTCGACAAGACTTACGGAAAAGGTACTGTGATGCGTCTGAGCGACACCAAAGTATTAGATATTCCGGTGATTTCGACCGGTTCACTGGGTCTTGACCTTGCGCTCGGCGTGGGCGGCGTTCCGCGCGGCCGTATCGTGGAGATCTACGGACCTGAATCGTCGGGTAAAACCACCTTGTCGATGCACTGCATTGCCGAGGCGCAGAAAAAAGGCGGCCTGGCGGCATTCATCGACGCCGAGCACGCATTCGACAGAACTTACGCGGAGAAGCTCGGTATTGATACCAGCAACCTCCTTATTTCACAGCCCGACAGCGGTGAGCAGGCGCTCGAAATCGCAGAGCACCTCATCAGCTCCGGAGCGGTGGACATTATCGTGATCGACTCCGTGGCGGCATTGGTACCGCGCGCCGAGCTTGAAGGTGAAATGGGCGAAAGCAAAATGGGTTTGCAGGCACGTTTGATGTCCCAGGCGCTGCGTAAACTCACCGGGGTGATCAACAAAACAGGATGCTGCTGTATCTTCATCAACCAGCTTCGCGAGAAGATCGGGGTGATGTTCGGTAACCCTGAAACCACAACTGGTGGTAATGCATTGAAATACTACGCATCCGTGCGTCTCGATATCCGTCGCGTAGGTCAGATCAAGGAAAGCGCCGACGCGATCCTCGGGAACCGTACCCGCGTGAAAGTGGTGAAAAACAAAGTCGCGCCGCCATTCAAAGTGGTGGAATTCGATATCATGTACGGAGAAGGCGTTTCCAAAGTAGGGGAGATCATCGACCTTGCCGTTGAGCTTGAAATCGTGAAGAAATCGGGTTCATGGTTCAGCTACGAAGGCAACCGCCTCGGACAGGGCCGCGATGCCGTGAAAGCGCTGATCAAGGACAATCCTGAGCTGATGGAAGAGCTGGAAGGCAAAATCCGCGGCCTGGTCAACAACGATCCCGATTCACTGATCGACACCAGCGAGCCTAATGTTGCCGACGACGGATCACCGGAATAA
- a CDS encoding aminopeptidase: MIKKILLALLVIVVLLGVWQREVLTYAFLQAKGQIGILMQVEDVPDVLSDESFPDSLKARIRLIQEIKKFGVDSLGLTPSDNYTTFYNQHGRPLIWLITASERYKVQPHQWHFPIVGTFPYKGYFDSTRAVAEEKALIDKGLDTDIGEVSAWSTLGYLKDPILSSMLRRRDGSLANLILHELTHGTLFVKNNLELNENLASFVGDQGAIRFLKYKYGAESEQMRQYEYSKRYNDAYSQHMLRGAGRLDSLYKTFGPDPTPDAHRDSLKTKLITDIVNDTDTLLSGKRTLTNKSRWPDGKLPNNAYFISYLTYKSKQDTFRQEFEQKFGKDLKKYLNYLKGKYPSL, from the coding sequence GTGATCAAAAAAATATTGCTTGCCCTGCTGGTTATCGTCGTGTTGCTGGGCGTTTGGCAAAGGGAAGTGCTAACCTATGCTTTTTTACAAGCCAAAGGACAGATTGGCATACTGATGCAAGTGGAGGACGTGCCCGACGTGCTGAGCGACGAATCGTTCCCCGACTCCCTCAAAGCGAGAATCCGGCTCATTCAGGAGATCAAGAAATTTGGTGTGGACTCGCTCGGACTGACACCGTCTGATAATTATACCACGTTCTACAATCAGCACGGCCGGCCGCTTATCTGGCTCATCACCGCTTCCGAAAGATATAAGGTGCAGCCGCATCAGTGGCATTTCCCCATTGTAGGCACTTTTCCATACAAAGGTTACTTCGATTCCACCCGCGCCGTAGCGGAAGAAAAGGCACTGATCGACAAGGGATTAGATACAGACATCGGCGAGGTATCCGCATGGTCTACATTGGGTTATCTCAAAGATCCGATCCTTTCCAGCATGCTCCGGCGGCGTGATGGCAGTCTTGCCAACCTCATATTGCACGAGCTTACACATGGTACGCTTTTTGTGAAAAACAACCTGGAACTCAATGAAAACCTGGCCAGCTTTGTAGGCGATCAGGGCGCTATACGGTTTTTGAAATACAAATACGGCGCGGAATCCGAGCAAATGCGGCAGTATGAGTATTCGAAACGTTATAATGACGCCTATTCGCAGCACATGCTTAGGGGTGCGGGGCGTTTGGATAGTCTTTATAAGACATTCGGCCCTGATCCCACGCCGGACGCTCACCGGGATTCATTGAAAACCAAGTTGATTACTGATATCGTAAATGACACGGACACACTTCTTTCAGGCAAGCGCACGTTAACAAACAAAAGCCGCTGGCCCGACGGAAAACTTCCCAATAATGCTTACTTTATCAGCTACCTGACCTATAAGTCGAAACAGGACACTTTCAGGCAGGAATTTGAACAGAAGTTTGGGAAGGATTTAAAAAAATACTTGAACTATTTAAAGGGCAAATACCCTTCCCTGTAA
- a CDS encoding sigma 54-interacting transcriptional regulator has translation MTYSKLTSTELLGIRTLGELKKAGYQSRSIKQELRDNLIEKIRNKENVFPGIWGYEETVIPDVERAILSMHNINFLGLRGQAKTRIARMMVNLLDEYIPYIKNSELHDDPLAPLSRYAKDVLAEQGDNAEIAWLHRDDRYTEKLATPDVSVADLIGDVDPIKAATLKLPYSDERVIHFGLIPRSHRGIFVINELPDLQARIQVALFNILQEGDIQIRGFKLRLPLDIQFVFTANPEDYTNRGSIVTPLKDRIESQIVTHYPKTIETGKRITEQEAIVKPEQVGLVRVNELVKTLIEQIAFEARESEYVDAKSGVSARLTISAYESLLSTAERRALINAEDSTYVRISDLYGVVSAICGKVELVYEGEVEGPVIVAQNLIGKAIRTQFLNFFPDPEKSKKSKINPYAKVVEWFGAGNEMEMPADMTDREYIARLKTIDGLDDFVDMLSAYGDPEEKLFMMEFALHGMAEFSLVGKQALDQGMKFQDLVSSMFSGPGDEDYDFDEDDDDDRKPF, from the coding sequence ATGACTTACTCGAAGCTTACAAGCACAGAACTGTTGGGAATCCGAACGCTCGGTGAACTAAAAAAAGCAGGTTATCAGTCGCGTTCTATCAAGCAGGAGCTGAGAGATAACCTGATTGAAAAGATCAGGAACAAGGAGAATGTCTTCCCGGGGATCTGGGGTTATGAGGAAACGGTCATTCCGGATGTGGAAAGAGCCATTCTTTCCATGCATAACATCAACTTCCTCGGCTTGCGCGGGCAGGCCAAGACGCGTATCGCACGCATGATGGTGAACCTGCTGGACGAATACATTCCGTACATTAAAAATTCGGAGCTGCACGACGATCCTTTGGCGCCGCTTTCGCGCTATGCCAAAGATGTGCTCGCCGAGCAGGGCGACAATGCTGAAATCGCCTGGCTGCACCGCGACGATCGCTATACCGAAAAGCTGGCCACGCCGGACGTTTCGGTGGCAGATTTGATCGGTGACGTCGATCCCATTAAGGCAGCAACGCTGAAATTGCCCTATTCCGACGAACGCGTGATCCATTTCGGGCTCATTCCCCGCTCCCACCGCGGCATTTTCGTGATCAACGAGCTGCCCGATTTGCAGGCGCGTATCCAGGTGGCATTGTTCAATATCTTACAGGAAGGCGATATTCAGATCCGTGGTTTCAAGCTGCGGCTGCCGCTCGATATTCAGTTTGTGTTTACTGCCAACCCGGAGGATTATACCAACCGCGGAAGCATTGTAACACCGCTGAAAGACCGGATCGAGAGCCAGATCGTGACGCACTATCCGAAAACAATCGAGACAGGCAAGCGCATTACTGAGCAGGAAGCGATTGTGAAGCCCGAGCAAGTGGGCCTCGTACGCGTGAATGAGCTCGTGAAAACGCTCATCGAGCAGATCGCATTCGAAGCGCGTGAAAGCGAATATGTGGATGCAAAAAGCGGTGTTTCGGCGCGCTTGACGATCTCAGCTTACGAAAGTCTTTTGAGCACCGCCGAACGCAGAGCGCTTATCAATGCCGAAGATTCGACTTATGTGCGCATTTCAGACCTTTACGGCGTCGTTTCTGCGATTTGCGGCAAGGTGGAGCTGGTGTATGAAGGTGAGGTGGAAGGCCCGGTAATCGTGGCACAGAACCTGATCGGCAAAGCGATCCGCACGCAGTTCCTCAACTTCTTCCCCGACCCCGAAAAAAGCAAGAAAAGCAAGATCAATCCTTACGCGAAAGTGGTGGAATGGTTTGGCGCCGGCAACGAAATGGAAATGCCCGCCGACATGACCGATCGCGAATACATCGCGCGCCTGAAAACCATAGACGGCCTGGACGATTTCGTGGACATGCTCTCCGCTTACGGCGACCCCGAAGAGAAATTGTTTATGATGGAATTCGCATTGCACGGCATGGCGGAGTTTTCGCTTGTGGGCAAGCAGGCCCTCGACCAGGGTATGAAGTTTCAGGACCTGGTGAGCAGCATGTTCTCCGGCCCCGGCGATGAAGATTATGATTTCGATGAAGACGACGATGATGACCGTAAGCCTTTTTAA